The sequence GCGGGGGCATGATCGCCGCCCAGCAGCGCGCCCAGTCGACCGCCCGTGAGGCGGCCCGCCAGGGTGGCCAGCAGCTCCAGGCGTCTCTGGCGGTGCGCGGTATCGCGGTGCGCATCGACTCCTCGGCCGCCGAGCAGGCCGCGCGCACCTGGCTGGCCGCCGCGGACGTCGACGGCAGCGCCTCGGTGCAGGGCGGCGACACCGTGGTGGTCGACACCAGCACCACCTACAGCCCGATCTTCCTCAACCTCATCGGCGTGGGCACGCGCACCGTCACCGGTCACGCCGAGTCCCGTGTCGCCCGGACCGTCGACGGAGCCGCCCAGTGAACCGACCCTCGCCCCGCGACCGGCTGGCCGGCCTGGCCGCGCTCGTCGTTCTGCTGGCCGTGGTGGCCGGCGTGCCGGTGCTGCTGCTCGCGCTCGGCGCCTCGCCGGTGCCGGGCGCGGTATCGGTGGACGGCGTTCTCGATGCCCTCACCAGCCCCGACGACGGCACCGCGCTGATCGTGGCGTTGCGTGTGATCGCCTGGCTGGCCTGGGCTTTCGTCACGGTTTCGGTGGTGGTCGAGGTTCCGGCCCAGCTGCGCGGGGTGCGGGCGCCACGGCTGCCCGGGCTCTCCCTGCCGCAGGGAATGGCACGGGGGCTGGTGGCTGCGGTGATTGTGCTGATCGCCAGTCCGGTGGCGGCACAGGCCGCGGCTGCCCCTGCGTCAGCCGGTGTGCCGGTGCCGGTTTCGGCTGCCGTGTCTGCCCCGGCTTCGGCTCCGGCTCCTGCTTCGGCTTCGGCTTCGAAAGGGGTGCCGTCCGGGTCGGGGGCGGCGGCCGAGAGTTCTTCGGAAACCGGCGATGCCCAGGGGGATCTGGTTCACACGGTGGAGTCCGGTGACTCGCTGTGGGCGCTGGCCGAGCGGTATCTGGGGAACGGGGCGCAGTACCAGTTCATCGCCTCCGCGAACTACGGCAGGACCCAGCCCGACGGCGCCTCGCTCGGCGACGATCACTGGCTCCGGCCCGGCTGGAAGCTGACCATTCCCGGCGCCACCGCGCAGCAGACGCCCGGGAAGCACACCTACACCGTCGATTCCGGGGACACGCTGTGGCAGATCGCCGAGGACCAGTTGGGTGACGGGAAGGACTACCCGCGACTGCGGCAGGCCGACGGCACCCGGATCAGTGATCCCGACCTGATCCGTCCGGGGGAGGTGCTGCGTCTGCCGGGCGAGAAGGGGCATACGGCCGAGCGGCCTGTCTCGTCGTCCACACCTGAGGACGACGGGAGGACCGATCAGGCTCCCGGTGCGGAATCCGCTGACGCGTCTGCCGAAAGGTCAAAACCGGTGCCGGACGAGGCTCCGGTCGGGACGGTCACGGCCCCCTCGACCCGCACCGCCGCTCAGGCGCCCGGCGAGACGCCGGTGCGAACGGCGTCCACCGTCGGGGACAGGGCCGTCGGCGCCGAGCCGGCGGACGACGTCGCCGTCCAGCCGGCCGTCGTCATGGCCGGTGCCGGAACCGCTCTCGCGGTGGGACTTCTCGGTCTGCTCGCCGTGCGCCGCAGGCGTCAGCAGCGGCGGCGGCGACCCGGCCAGCGGATGCTGCTGCCGGAGGGTGACCTGGTCGCGGCCGAGCGGGAACTGAGGGCCCAGGCGGACCCGGTCACCGTCACGACCGTGGACCGGGCCCTGCGCTCGCTGGCCGTGCACCAGGCCCGCACCGGCGGGCGGATGCCCGCGCTGCTGGCCGTGCGGCTGACCGGAACCCAGCTGGAACTGTTCCTCGACGGGGCGCCGGAGACCGCCCTGCCCGCTCCCTGGGAACCGGCGGGGGACGAGATCATGTGGGTGCTCCCGGCCGAGACTGCCTCCACCGTAGAGGAAGTCGACGTTCCGGCGCCGTATCCCGGTCTGGTGACCGTCGGTTTCGACGAGGCCGGGGGTCAGCTCCTGGTCGATCTGGGGCACATCGGGGTGCTGTCGGTGGCCGGCCCGGTGGAGCGCTCGCGTGAGATCGCCACCGCGCTGGCCGTCGAGCTGGCGACCTCGGCCTGGGCCGACGACCTCCAGGTCTCGGTGATCGGCCCGCCTGCCGGGCTCGAGAACGACCTGAGGACAGGGCGTCTCACGCACCGCCCGCAGATCGGGCACGTGCTGGACGATCTGGAGGAGAGGGCGGGAGCGGACCGGCAGGCGTTCCTGGACGCCGGGGTCGCCGACGTGCAGGAGGCGCGTACGCGGGGTCTGGTGCCGGACGCCTGGGCGCCCGACGTGGTGGTGATGACGTCGCCGCCCGGCCCGGAGCAGCGGGCGCAGCTGTCCCGCGTCGTCCTGGGTGAGCGGCGGGCCGCGGTCGCGGCCGTGGTCTGTGGCGAGGCCCCCGGGGACTGGGTGCTGAGACTCGACGACGACGGCTCGGGCGGCACCGTCGAACCGATCGGCATCCGGGTCCGGCCGCAGCACGTTCCCGCCGCGGCCCAGCAGGCCGTCGTCGATCTCCTGGAGCTCACCGAGGCCGATACTCCGTCGGTGGCACCGGTTCTCGAGCTCGTGCCGGACCTCGCGCCCGACCACCCGGACCCCGCGACGGTGGCCTCGGCGGTGGACGGCTCACGGGCACCGGTGGTGCGGGTGCTGGGAACCGTGGACGTCCTCGGTGCCGGCGGGGACGTGGAACCGGACGCGCGGGCTCACCTGACGGAACTCGCGGCCTACCTGGCGCTGACCCGTGGCGCCTCGGCGGAGGAGACCGACGCGGCGATCTGGCCCCGGAATCCGGCGGCCGGCAACCTGAGGGTGAGGAACACCGCCACGTCGAGACTGCGCTCGTGGCTGGGCCGGGACCGGGACGGGAACGACTGGCTGCCCAGGCATCAGGGCGACGTGCACCGGCTGGACGGGCGGGTGCGCGCGGACTGGGACGTGTGGCGGGAGTTGCTGCCCGACGGTCCGCTGCGTGGTTCGTCGCAGGCCCTGGAGCTGGCTCTGGGACTGGTGCGGGGGCGTCCGTTCCTGGACGTGCACCCGCGGCGGTACGTGTGGGCGGATCCGTTCGCGCAGCGGATGATCGCCGAGATCGTGGACGCCGCCTGGGAACTGGGGCGTCGCCGGCTGGCCGAGGGGCGCCTGCCGGAGGCGGAGAACGCGGTGTCGGCCGGTCTGGCGATTCTGCCTGAGCTGGAACGACTCTGGCGTCTGCGGATCCTGGTCGCCCGGGAGGCGGGGGACGCGGGCCGGGTCGAGGAGGTGGTGGCGCGGATGCTGGTCGAGACCGATGAGCACGGTGGTGAGCTGGAGCCGCAGACGCGGGCGATGCTCGAGAACCTGGGGGCGGGGCGTCGGGTCGGTCTTGCCGAGGCTCTGTGACGTGACGGGGTTACGAAAATTTAAGGACTGCTGAGGAGTGAGAATGGATAGTTCCAGAGCTTGGTGCAGGACGGCGGGCAGGGCTGTTGCGGCCGTGGCGATCACGGTCGGCGTTGCCGGGTGTTCGTCGGAGTCGGTTGCGGTCGGGGCTGCCGGTTCGGAGGCGGTGAGTTCTGCCGTGGCGACCACCACCTCAACTGCTCTCTCCCCGCGCGATGAAGCCGTTGCCGCCGCGAAAAAGACCTATGAGCAGTACACGCTGGTAGCGAATGACGTTGCTCATGGGGGAGGGAGCGACACCGCGGCCCTGGACGATGTGGCCGTGGGAGAAGCACTGCTGGCTCAGAAAAATATCGCCAAGCTGCTCTCCGAAAAGAAGTATCGCGGTGTCGGCGACATCGAGGTCGTGTCGATGGAGGCGGTGAAAGTGAACCTCAAGACCGATCCCGATACCTACACTGTTCCGGAAGTGATTCTGAATGTTTGCGAGGACCAGTCAAATATTGATGCGGTGAATGAGGCCGGCAAGTCGGTTCGCGGGGCCGATTCTCCGGATTACCGCCAGGCAAAGATTTCGGTCTCTTATTACCCTGATCGAGGCGGCGTGGACGGGTGGTTCGTCAACTCCGACCGAGACACTGGTACCGAAAAATGTTGAGGGTTTTCGGCATGGCGGCCATCGTCTCCACCGTCCTTGTCATCGTTTCGGCTGGAGTCTCCACGGCCGACAGCCCCGTGGACTGTGTCAAGAATGCAGGCTGGATCGCTGACTGTGGGTTGGCGGCTGCCGACCCCGCACCGCAGGGCGATGGGGAGCAAGAGACCTCGACGGGCGGAAGTGAGCGTGTCTGCATCGACCTGAATAAACAAAAGGTCCCTTGCACATCCGAGTATGGAACATGGCTGTCGTCACGTTCCTGCTACGCGAAACTCCTGGATCCGCAGCCGGCCAAGAATTCGGAGGTCTGGGACGGTCATGACACCGGAGGCATCTATTCCTGCGCGGGAGTCGATGGTCTGGGAATAGGCGTGTATGCGTACTTCTGGATGGCGGAGGGGCCGGGTCCGGCCGTGGATCCGGAGGAGCTGGCGCGGCAGGCCCTTGCTCAGATGGGGTTGAAGGCGATCACGATCGGTATGACTCCGGAGCCCGGCGCGGGCCGGGTGGGTCTGGTGGGTCTGCCGAACTGGTTGTGGGCGGAGAACCCGAATGTCAGCACGGTGGGGCCGATCACGAAGTCGGTGACGGCGGGGTCGGTCACGGTGACGGCCACGGCGGAGCTGGATCGGATCGTGTGGGACATGGGGGACGGGGAGACGGTCGTCTGTCACGGGGCGGGGACGCCGTACGAGGACTCGGACGGTAAGTCCTCGTCGCCGGACTGTGGTCATACGTATGACGTTCCGGGGACGTATTCGGTGACGGCCACGTCGTACTGGACCGTGTCGTGGAGTGGCGCCGGGCAGACGGGCGAGATTCCGTTGCAGCTGGAGCGGACGGCTGACTCCGTCGTCATCGGGGAGGCGCAGGTCGTCACTCAATAAGTGGGTGCCTGCGTCCGGCGGGCGGATAAAGGCCTCGGTGAAGGGGGATGAGCCGGCTTCACCGAGGCATCCTGACCGTAGTGACCCGGCGCCGTGGGTCAGCGTCCTGTCTGCGGCAGATGCCGATGTCCGAGGGGGTTCGGAGCCGGTGACCGGCCCGGGGTAAGGTCGGCGTCGATACGGATCACAAGGTGTCGAAGCCGCACATTCGAGAGGTCATGAGATATGACGTCCGGGCGCGAAAACTCCACGCCGGCCAGCATTCTGGTCGGCGAGTCTGCTCACGGCCCGGAATCGGCAGCCCCGGCCCTCCCGCCCTTCCTGGAGCCGGAGGACGAGGAGGCGGCCCGGGGCACGACGGCTGCTGGTGCGATGGCGCTGGTCGTCAGTCCTGCGGGCATTGTGTTGCATCTGCGGGACGAGAAGGACTGGATTCCTCATCCGGGGTGCTGGTCGTTGTTCGGTGGTGCGGTGGAGGAGGGTGAGTCTGCGGTTGAGGCGTTGCGGCGGGAGCTGGAGGAGGAGATCGGTCTGGTCGATTTCGAGGCTCGTCCGTTGTGGCGGGTGGTGGACCGGGGTGGGGACGGTCGGTTGCTGACGGTTTTCGAGGTTCGTACTCCGGTGGCGCCTGAGGATCTGGTGCTGAACGAGGGGCAGGGGCTGGCGGCCTTCGAGCGGGAAGAGGCTCTGCGGCTCAAGCTTTCGCCCTTCTGCCGCAAGATTCTGGAAGCGACGCCGATTCCGGTATGAGACAGACGGCGGTCCGCGTCTGATCTCAGGCGTCCACCGCCGCCAGCTCGTCGACCTGAGGCGCCGCCGGCCCATGGGCCCGGCTGGTGATCCAGGCCGCCGCCATCAGCGCCTGCATGCGGGTCCGGTCGAATCTGCCGGCACGCCGTCCGGCTAGTCTGGTCTTCCGGAGTAGACACCGGGAGGGACCGTCATGGACAAGTACGACCCCAAGAGGGCCTTCAAGCATCTGTATCTGCCGTCGAAGCGCGAGTTCTCGCTCGTCGACGTGCCACAGATGCGGTTCCTCGCGGTCGACGGTGAAGGCGACCCGAACACCGCCCGGGCCTACACCGAGGCGGTGGAGGCGCTGTTCTCCGTGTCGTACACCGTCAAGTTCCAGAGCAGGAACGAGCTGGGCCAGGACTACGTGGTGGGCCCGCTGGAGGGGCTGTGGCGCGCCGACGACGTCACTGCGTTCACCAGGCGGGTCAAGGACGCCTGGCAGTGGACCATGCTGGTCTCACAACCGGGCTGGATCAACCAGGCGATGATCGACGAAGCCCGCACGAAGGCCCAGGCCAGGAAGGAACTTCCGGCTGCTGGACGGCTTCGGCTGATCGACCTCACCGAGGGGCCGAGCGCGCAGATTCTGCATGTCGGCTCTTACGAGGACGAGGCTCCGGTGCTGGCCCGCCTGCACGGGGAGTTCATGCCGGGCCGGGCGCTCACGTTCAACGGCGATCATCACGAGATCTACCTGAGCGATCCGCGCCGTACCCCGCCGCAGAAGTGGCGCACCGTGCTGCGGCAGCCGGTCAGGCCGGTCGGGCCGGCCTGACCGCCCTGCCCGGGCCGCCAGAAAGGCGGTCGGGCAGGGCGGCGACAGACTCAGGACGCCGGAGGCGAACAGATCAGCAGGCTGAGGGTGCTCGATTCGCCGAGGCTGAGCACGTCCGTCTCTTCGGACCGGTTGGTGACGGCGATCATCTGGAGGTCGAGCAGCTGGTTCATCTCATATCCCTTCATCGTGTGAATTCTCTTTCGGCACTGCGGTTCGGTGTCAGATCGAACCTCCTGGGGGACGTCAGCAGTCCCGGTATCGGGAACGCGGGTGCGGGAAGACCGTGAACCGCCCCGGCGTACGCACGCAGGGCGGTGAGCAGGCCGGCCGAGCCACTGGCCCAGTCCACCGAGGCGCGCAGCATCTGCTCACCCGGCAGATGAATACCGGTGCCGTGGACGAGGGCGTACAGCCGTAGGTCGCGGGTGTGCCGGATCAGGTCGGAGCGGGTCCGCTCGTCGGCGAACGGCGAGTTCAGCACGGCCGCGAGAAACAGCACGTAACCGGCTCGGCCGTTGAAAAGCCCCGGCTGCACGGTGAAGCCGGCCCGGGTCAGGCGGATGACCTTGCGGACGGTGAGGTGCAGGTGTTCGTCGTCCACATGGTGCAGCAGGCGCATCGCCACCAGGGCCACCCCGATCGACCCGGCACCCAGATAGGGCATCGTGCGCCGGGATCCGCCGATCTGGAGCGAGCCGTCGGGCCGCTCGACGCATGCCGTCACGTCAGCCGCCAGCGCCTGCTGGGCCAGGTCGAGATCGGCCGGATCGCCGGATGTCTCGTAACTGCACAGCCAGAAGAGGGCCGATCCGGTGGGCCCGTGCAGGAGGCCGGAGGGCCTGGACCGGGGGCTAGGCGGTGTGCCGGGCGCCTGCGTCGCACTCCGGGTCTCCCGGTGGGCGCGGCCACGTAACACCGCCCGGATCGCCTCGATCGCGTCGGTGATCTGGTGGTCACGGACCCGATCGAGCCGGTGCAGAAGGCCCACGCCGATTCCCGCCAGCCCGCCGTACAGATCGCCGGGAAGCCGGTCGAACGGTAGCGTGCAGATCTCCTGGTACAGCCGGTCGGCCACCGAGGCGCGGCCGAAATCATCCATGGCACAGGCAATTCCGGTGATGCCGTCAAGCAGACCGGGTCGCGGGGAGAGCCCGTGCAGCGCCGTCTCCACCCGGTTCAGCACCGCGTCGCGGTCGCCGTGCCGGCTGGCCAGCAGCACGCCGCAGGCACCGTGCGCGATCGACAGCGCATCGTGCGTGAACTGACGGATGTCGCCGGGGAACATCCGGTGCGGGCGGGACAGATCCAGGCTTTCCCAGATGCCCTGACTGATCGCCGATTCCAGACGGCGCACACCGTCGGCCGAGTCGATCGGCCACTCGTGCACCAGATCACGCACCTGGACGCACTCGTCACCGACGGCATGGTCACCGTCGAGCTCACGGAGCACTGCCGCGGACCAGGACGGATCGAGGCCGAACCGGAGCGCGGCCTCTTCGACCAGTCGCCCCGCGGCCCGCCGGTCCAGGGGGAGCAGCATGGTCAACGGTATGAACAGTGCCAGTTTCAGGCAGGCCAGCGAGTACCGGTCGGCGGGGATGCCGGTGCGACCGTCGGGTGCGGTGTATCCCGGGGCTCCGCCCACGGCCGGGCGGGAACTGCCGACAGGACAGGACATCTCCAGGTCGACGAACCGGATCGACCCCTGCGGCGTGACGATCACGTTGCCCGGGTGCAGGTCTCCGTGCACCTGCCCGCGGGCGTGGATGCCGGCCACCGCGCGCTCGATCTGCCGGGTGATGTCCAGCGCCCAGTCACGATACGCGGCAACGTCTTCCGGTGTCATGTCCGCCCGGGTCAGCGGATGCCGCGCGGCCGTCTCACGGCTCAGCGATCGGCCCGGGACATGCTCCAGCTCCAGGAAGTGGTGCCCGGAGTGCTCGACATGCCCGGTCACGTCCACCACCGAACCGACATCGGCCAGCCGGCGCAGCTGTTCGTGCTCCCGGTGGAGCCGTTGCACGGCGTCGCTGCCGTCCGGCCCGAGACCGGCGTGCGGTCTGGCCTCCTTGAGCACCACCCGAGCGCCGTCGCGAAGACGCTCGGCCAGGTAAACCCCGCCGCCGTTGCTGAAGTGCAGGGCCTCGATCACGCGATGCCCGGACAGCGAGCCACCGCTGTTCGCCAGCTGTTCCCGGGCTGAGGTCACGAACGGCGGCAGCCGCACCCAGGCCGGTGGGCTGAAGCCCGGAAGACGTGGATCCGGTGCGAGGGAGCCGTTGGGGCGCCGCACGGCCGGAACCAGCCGGTCCTGCTCGTCGAGCACCAGCATCGGACGGAAAGCCCCGTAGCGCAGGTAGAGTGGACCGTCTTTCCAGCGCAGGTCGCTCAGCACGTAGGGCCCGTCGAGACCGCCGACCAGGGCGTCCAGCTCGTGCAGCACTCGTTCGCAGGTGTGTTCGTCGGGCGGGTACACGGTGATGAACTTGCCACTCGAACCGCGATCGGCGTATTTCAGGTTGATGCGCAGCAGGTCCGCGCGGCCGGGGCGGAACTTGAAGGCGAGAGCATGGCGGACGCAGTAGCGGGAGACCCGGGCGAGAACGGTGGGGGCGTTTTCGAGAGTGGCCGAGACATGCACCTTCCAGCCCTGTTCCGGCAGTTCGGTGTGCGGTGGGTGCAGGTGCCGCCAGCCGTCGGCGGTGTCCTGTGTCCAGTGCTGCCGGCCCGCGTCGTCATCAAGTTCGTAGACGCCGGTGGCGCCGTGACGGTCCAGGCGGTCGTAGAAGAACGGGTGCGCGAGCGCGAACTCGACATAGCGCATGTCCATACGGAAACCCCGGCGATCGCGACGACTGGGAAGCAATCACGAGCCTAGGCACTACTGAAAAGTAAAGAAATTCGAGATGATTCACCGCCGGACCGCCAATGATGGACGACGCCGGGCCTTCCCGGCCCGGCGTCGTCCTCGAAGCACTACGGGCAACGCGTGTCGCTGCCGGGAAGTTCGCCCTCGATCAGGTAGGCGTCCGCGAGCGCGGTGGCGCACGCTCCGGCACCGGCCGTTCCGTAGACGCCGTGACCGCCGGCGTCCACCGTGACCATCACCGAGCGCCGCCCCAGGGCGCGGTGCAGGCCCCGCGCCGACTCCAGGGTGGTGTTCGGGTCGCGCTCGTTCTGGAGGATCAGGATGGTGCGGGGGCCCTGGCCGGACACCTTCACGGTGGGTTCGACCGGCCTGCCGGGCCAGAACGCGCACGGCCAGATGTTGGCCGGGGCGCCCGCGGCCACCGGGTGGAATCGGCGGTCGGCGGCCACGTTGCGCTCGTAAACACCCACTGAAGCGGGCCATTCGACGTCCCCGCAGGTGACCGCGTAGGCGGCCGCGACCGCGTTGTCGGCCGGCACGCCGGGCGAGACGCCGGCCGCCGGGTCGATCAGGGTCAGTGCCTGCCCGAGCACCTGCGCCTGCTCGTCGGTGGCCTGCCCGTCGGCGAGGTCCGCGGCGGCCCTCCAGACCTGGGCGAGCGTCGGCATGAACCGCTCGGACGTGAGCAGGGCTGCGGTGAGGTGCCGGAACAGCGGGCCGGTCAGGCTCACCGAGGTGCCCGGCACCGGCGCCGGATCGGTGTCGAGACGGGCGGCGAGGCGCAGGTATGCCGCGGTGACCGCCGTGGCGGTGGTGCCGAGTCCGGCCTCGTCCGGATGCCGCGCGGCGTAGCGGGCGGCGTCGCCGAACCGTTCCTGCCGGCCCTGGCTCTGCTGCCGGTACACGCCGTACCAGACCTTGGCGGGGTCGAGGGCGCTGTCGAGCACCATCCGGTCGGTGTGCTGCGGGAACAGCGACGCGTACACGGTGCCGAGGTAGGTTCCGTACGACAGGCCGAAGTAGGAGATCCGGGACTCGCCCAGCGCCTGCCGGACCAGGTCCAGGTCGCGGGCGGTGCCGGCGGTGGTGATGAACGGGAGCACGTCGCCGGACGCCTCGGCGCAGCGCCGGGCGGCCGAGCGGGCGAACGCCACGTTGCGCGAGATCGAGCCGTCCGCCGCCGGATACGGGTAGGGCGGGGACACCTCGGCTGCGTTCAGGCCGCAGGTGACCGGGCTGCTGTGGCCGACGCCCCGCGGGTCCAGACCGACCAGGTCGTAGCGTGCCGCCAGCGAATCGCTCAGCGCAGCAGCCTCACTCGGCATGTTCAGGCCCTCGCTGCCCGGCCCGCCGGGGTTGAGCAGCAGCACCCCGCGTCGTCGTGCCGGGTCGGTCGCCGGGATGCGGGACACCGCGATCGTGATCTGCCGACCGCCCGGATCGCGGTGGTCCAGGGGAACTTTCAGGGTTCCGCACTGCTGGCGCGGATTCACCGTGGTGCCCGGGGGCGGCTCCGGGCAGGCGCCCCAGGCGATCGGCGCGGGCCGGGTGCCGGCGGCGTGCGCCGGGGCGGTCGCCGTCAGTGAACCACTGACGGCGGTGACGGCGACCAGCGTGGCGACCGGCCACAACAGCTTTCTCATCATGTCCCCCTGTCCGGTGCCCGGCGCGTCCGGAAGCACCCGTGAACATGCTGCTGGCTGATCACCGCCGTCACGACGGTGCTGACCGGTGGACCGGGGGTGGGGACAGCCCCCGGGCCCGGTCGCTCAGGACGTGGGTGCGGCGTGCTCGCGCTGCCGGAAACGGCCCGGGGCGATGCCGAACTCGCGGCGGAAGGCGGCGGCGAAGCTGAACTCGGTGGAGTAGCCGAGCTGCCGGGCGACGGCGGCCAGCGGCAGGTGGGTGGAGCGCAGCAGCAGGGCGGCCCGGTCCAGGCGTCGGCGCAGCAGGTAGGCGCCAGGGCTCTCGCCCGTCACCTGGCCGAAGCGCCGGCCGAAGGTGGCGCGGGACATGCCCGCGAGGTCGGCGAGCTGCTGCACCGTCCAGGGACGGCGGGGATCGGCGTGCACGGCCCGCAGCGCGTGGGCGATCCGGGGATCGCCCACCGGCTCCTGGCCCGGCCACGGCACGTCGGCGGGCCGGTCCTGCCAGGCCCGCAGCAGATGTACCAGGAGCAGGTCGACGATGGCGGGCAGGGCGATGTCGTCGCCGGGCCGGTCGGTGGCGGCGTGCTCGCCGAGCAGGTCGGCCAGCATCCGCAGCCGGGGATGGGCCGCGTCGTCGATGCTCAGGGTGATGACGTCGGGCAGCCCGGCGAAGGACTCGTGCACCTGGCCACGGTCGAGGTGATAGCAGCAGGACACGAACTCGACGTCGAAGTGGGCCAGGTTCGGCGTCCGCTCCCCGGCGGGCAGGCCGGGCAGCCGGGCCGGGGTGTGAGCGAAGCCGTGCTCGGGACCACGCGGCACGAACACCACGTCGCCCGGCCGCAGCCGGGTGGCGGCGCCGTGCTCGGGGATCAGCCAGGGCGAACCGTGCTGCACGATGTGCAGGCCCGAGCCGTGGATCGCCGGGAACCGGGCGGTCCAGCCCCCGGCGTAGCGGTTGCGCACGGCCACGGCCCGCCCGGCCCGGGTGGCGGCCACGGTCTCGCTGATCCTGTCCACCGCCCGATCGTACGTGGCCGTTTTCGTATGCGGCTGAGCGGCGTGAGCATGGCCGTGACGCGGCCGGTGCCGGTTGGCTGTGGGGTCCAGGAACGACGGAAAGGCATCATGAGCAACGACAGCGTCATCACCCCGGCTCTCACCCCGGGTGTTCACGAGTTCCCGGTGGACGGCGTGCGCCAGGCCTACCGGGTGGCCGGGCGGGGCCCGGTGTGCGTCGCGCACTCCGGCGGCCCGGGCCTGGACGCGGCCTACCTGCGCTCCCCGGAACTGGAGGAGCACTTCACCGTGGTCTACCCGGACCCGGTCGGCACCGGCCGTTCCGGGCGGCTGGACGACCCGCCGGGCGAGGGTGCCGGATACACCCGGGCCACCTACGTCAGGCACCTGGCGGCGGTGGTCGAGCACCTCGGGCTGCCCCGCGTACACCTGCTCGGGCACTCCTACGGCGGGTTCGTCGTGCAGGACTACGCCCTGGAGCATCCGGAGCGGGTGGCCGGGCTGATCCTGTACTCCACGGCGGCGGAGGCCGGCCCGGCGTTCTGGGGCGCGGCCATGGAAGGGCTGGCGGCCTACCCGCAGCGGCACCCGGACGTGCCGGAGGCCGCGCGGGTGCCCGCCGCGTTCCAGCAGGCGCTGGGCGCGGGGGACGACGAGTCGATCAGCCGCCTGTTCGCCGAGGCCCTGCCCGTGTACTTCGCCGACTTCTGGTCGCGGCAGCCGGAGTTCGCCGCGTTCCGGGCCTCGATCCGGATGGCGCAGGTGCCCGCCACGGCGCCGGAGCCGGTGGAGTTCGACGTCCGTGACCGGCTGGGTGCGCTGGGTGGCACTGGCATGCCCGTGGTGGTGGTCACCGGGCAGCACGACTTCATCGGCGGGCCGCGCTGGGCGCAGGCACTGGGGCAGGCGATTCCGGGGGCCCGACTGCGGATCCTTCAGCACAGCGGGCATTTCGGCCACGTCGAGGAGCCGGGCGGATTCGCCCGGGCCGCGGCGCTCGTCCTGGGCGGCTGAGACGGGTCTCGCGTCGTCCACCGTCGGGCTCCGTCCGGCACGAACCGGTCCGGTTCCGCCCGGGAACCGGACCGGTTCGTGCGGGAACGTGCTCAGGCCGCCGGGGTCTCGGCGGTGGCGACGACGGTGGCGCGGGCCAGGATGTGCCCGGCCATGGTGAACCCGAGGTAGGCCGGGCTGCCCTCGGCGGGAACGCCGATGTCCTCGACGTCGAGGGCGTGCACGGTGATGAAGTAGCGGTGCGCGCCGTGCCCTGCGGGCGGGGCGGCGCCGATGTACTGCGGAAGGCCGGCGTCGTTGCGGAACTGCACCGCGCCCTCCGGCATCCGGGCACCCTCGGCCAGCGACGTGACCGAGGCCGGGATGTTGGCGACGGCCCAGTGCCAGAAGCCGGACATGGTGGGGGCGTCCGGGTCGTAGACGGTCACCGCGTAGCTCTTCGTGCCCTCGGGGGCGCCGGACCAGGTGAGGTCGGGGGAGAGGTCCTGGCCGCCGGGGACGCCGAAGGCACCGGACATCTGGGCCGGGGGCAGCGCCTGGCCGTCGACGGCGGCGGCGCTCTTCACCTCGAAGGACGGCA comes from Kineosporia corallincola and encodes:
- a CDS encoding pilus assembly protein TadG-related protein, with protein sequence MIRGSGRDDRGSVSLFAVVVVVALLVATGLVVDGGGMIAAQQRAQSTAREAARQGGQQLQASLAVRGIAVRIDSSAAEQAARTWLAAADVDGSASVQGGDTVVVDTSTTYSPIFLNLIGVGTRTVTGHAESRVARTVDGAAQ
- a CDS encoding LysM peptidoglycan-binding domain-containing protein, with amino-acid sequence MNRPSPRDRLAGLAALVVLLAVVAGVPVLLLALGASPVPGAVSVDGVLDALTSPDDGTALIVALRVIAWLAWAFVTVSVVVEVPAQLRGVRAPRLPGLSLPQGMARGLVAAVIVLIASPVAAQAAAAPASAGVPVPVSAAVSAPASAPAPASASASKGVPSGSGAAAESSSETGDAQGDLVHTVESGDSLWALAERYLGNGAQYQFIASANYGRTQPDGASLGDDHWLRPGWKLTIPGATAQQTPGKHTYTVDSGDTLWQIAEDQLGDGKDYPRLRQADGTRISDPDLIRPGEVLRLPGEKGHTAERPVSSSTPEDDGRTDQAPGAESADASAERSKPVPDEAPVGTVTAPSTRTAAQAPGETPVRTASTVGDRAVGAEPADDVAVQPAVVMAGAGTALAVGLLGLLAVRRRRQQRRRRPGQRMLLPEGDLVAAERELRAQADPVTVTTVDRALRSLAVHQARTGGRMPALLAVRLTGTQLELFLDGAPETALPAPWEPAGDEIMWVLPAETASTVEEVDVPAPYPGLVTVGFDEAGGQLLVDLGHIGVLSVAGPVERSREIATALAVELATSAWADDLQVSVIGPPAGLENDLRTGRLTHRPQIGHVLDDLEERAGADRQAFLDAGVADVQEARTRGLVPDAWAPDVVVMTSPPGPEQRAQLSRVVLGERRAAVAAVVCGEAPGDWVLRLDDDGSGGTVEPIGIRVRPQHVPAAAQQAVVDLLELTEADTPSVAPVLELVPDLAPDHPDPATVASAVDGSRAPVVRVLGTVDVLGAGGDVEPDARAHLTELAAYLALTRGASAEETDAAIWPRNPAAGNLRVRNTATSRLRSWLGRDRDGNDWLPRHQGDVHRLDGRVRADWDVWRELLPDGPLRGSSQALELALGLVRGRPFLDVHPRRYVWADPFAQRMIAEIVDAAWELGRRRLAEGRLPEAENAVSAGLAILPELERLWRLRILVAREAGDAGRVEEVVARMLVETDEHGGELEPQTRAMLENLGAGRRVGLAEAL
- a CDS encoding NUDIX domain-containing protein, with the translated sequence MTSGRENSTPASILVGESAHGPESAAPALPPFLEPEDEEAARGTTAAGAMALVVSPAGIVLHLRDEKDWIPHPGCWSLFGGAVEEGESAVEALRRELEEEIGLVDFEARPLWRVVDRGGDGRLLTVFEVRTPVAPEDLVLNEGQGLAAFEREEALRLKLSPFCRKILEATPIPV
- a CDS encoding GyrI-like domain-containing protein, which translates into the protein MDKYDPKRAFKHLYLPSKREFSLVDVPQMRFLAVDGEGDPNTARAYTEAVEALFSVSYTVKFQSRNELGQDYVVGPLEGLWRADDVTAFTRRVKDAWQWTMLVSQPGWINQAMIDEARTKAQARKELPAAGRLRLIDLTEGPSAQILHVGSYEDEAPVLARLHGEFMPGRALTFNGDHHEIYLSDPRRTPPQKWRTVLRQPVRPVGPA
- a CDS encoding SapB/AmfS family lanthipeptide; amino-acid sequence: MKGYEMNQLLDLQMIAVTNRSEETDVLSLGESSTLSLLICSPPAS